Below is a genomic region from Astatotilapia calliptera chromosome 2, fAstCal1.2, whole genome shotgun sequence.
gcattaaagttatctAAAAATTTAactgtgcaaatgcaaattccttgctgacagtttaaccaaaaggcatttccagtgggaattggccgacatatcctcagcataaccatgtataatatccacaaaacttaaaaagaggttatacacacacactatacGGTaccattatgttgaagcacagtacgtatcactccgcgaggctcctccctatgatagccgtaatgctccgacaatccatcgtagcttagcaaagtcgtactaaaacatttgacagattttcgagcgccgtgtacataaaatcgtttcgaggtcagtaacaGGGCCGTTGCTTGCCATTTGGGTGCCCTAAGCACAAATGCTTTatggtgcccccccccccccccccccccccgccactgaaaaaacaaaacaaaaacattaatactTTTGAATCTCTCAGTGGaatttgtttaattaaataacaacaaacatgacagttaaacaaataaataaggttAAAGGAGGTTAAAAATACTGTTACaaataaatactgaaacaaAAATTGAACATTGGAACAAGAACAAAGAGCCTGGcaataatgtgtaattttttttataaaaaaataatatatataatataatagtattattattaatatatttacaaatagtTTCACAATAGAATTTAAATAAGAAacttaaataagaaaaataagaatttgAACACAAAAGCCACATTCCTTAAGTAACtatgttaaacatttttacaattcGTTGTCAGAGTATGCCCTAGACTCTAGGGCATACTCTGACAACCAGAAAATGCAGGCGTGGTGTGCCTCTCTAGGGCCTAGAGAGGCACACGCCTGCATTTTCTGGTTGCAAAATCAGCTATAAGGTCATCATATGATAGCTTCTGAGCCACGTCACCATTGATGCTGATAACAGGCAGACCACTTAAACGTTCCTGCCCCATTGATGAACGCAGGTACGTTTTAATGAGTTTGAGCTTTGAAAAGCTTCGCTCAGCAGAGGCAACTGTGACAGGCAGGGTCAGTGCAATACGCAGAGCAATCCACAGATTGGGATATACCTCTTGAAGCTGATTGTCAtgtaaaaatgacagcatttccAAAGCAGACGTCTGTGGTGGCAGCTGAGGAAGGTTGATGATTTCCTGCATCATCTCAGGTCCATCAATGTCAGCTACTCCCTTATCTGTCAGTGTCTTCTGTActtcagtgcagtgtttttttaaatcctcctTGGACATCCCATTCACTTTGCTGAAATCAAGCAGCACTCCATATTTCTCCTTCACTTGATTCATGGTCTCAAACCTCTCCTGTAGGGAGATTAAAGCAGAGTCCACAACACAATTGAAAAATGTGACCTCAAGCTTTTTAAGGGCATCATGGAGGGGCTCATCAACAGCTTCATATGCAAACTGCCTTTTTGTGCTCCTGAGCCTTTTCTCCTTCAACTGTGGTTCTATGTTCAGGGCCTCACAGAGTTCTTTGGCAGCTGACACAGCCTCATCAAACCCAGACTGTCTGTATTTAGAGAGGTTACTTTTGGCAGTGTCAATGAGCCTGACAGCAACATCGAGCTGCATGGAGCTGGACTGTAGTAACTTGTTCACCTGGTTTGTGATTGTAAGAAGTTCACACCACACGATGGAGCAAATCAAAAATCGAAATGAGGCTACTTCCTCAGCAAGCACTTGAGCCTCCACCTTTGCGACTGCATCACTTACAGCTTCTCTGGCCTCCAGGAGAGCATCCCTCACTTCTTTTGTCTGACTCCGGACAGCAGTTACACTTTGAAGCCTGCTTTCCCATCTAACGTCACTCCAAGATTTAAGTGTCAATTTCACATGTTTTGTTAAAATGGCCAATCGCTGGGTGGCACTGGAAAAGAAATTGAACAACTTCTGCAAATACCCAAAGTAGCCAGTTGCATCTGGAGAGGACTTGGCAGCATCAGCTATGACCAGATTCATCGTGTGAGCTCCACAAGGCACAAACAATGCTCTCGGGTTTAATTGTAGCAGTCTGGCCTGAACACCTTGCTTCTTCCCCTTCATGTTGGCCCCATTGTCATAGGCCTGTCCTCGACAGTTTTCAAATGGAATGCCAAGCTCCTTCAACTTGTCAAGGACAACATTGGACAGGTTAAGGCCAGTTGTTTGCTCCACATTTATATAGCCAAGAAAGTATTCTTTAATATCTGGTTGTGCTTGGAAACAAACAATGCGTACTATGACTGACATTTGTTCAGTGTGACTCACATCTGGAGTACAGTCAAGAATGATGGAGAAGTATTTTGCCAACTGGATTTGCTTCACAATGGCGCGGAATGTTTCTGAAGAGATAATCTGAATTAGTTCGTTCTGTGTCTCAGGGCTGAGGTAATGTGTGTGGGAACCTTCATCTTTTATGTTGGCCAAGTGATTTGCCATTACAAGGTCATATGTTGCCATAAGCTCTACTTCCTTCAAGAAGTTGCCATTGTCCGGCTCATAAAGACAGTCAGAAGAGCCCCTAAAAGACAAATTTCTGGAAGCCAGTGAGAGAGTTATTGAGAGTAATTGTTTGAGAATCTCTCACCACTTTTTCCTTTCTGCCTCTAGTAAGGTCAACTCCTGTTGATCTATTGCCATGCTTTTCTTTAGCCGTGTGTCCAGTTCTCTCCACTTAAGCATGCACTGTATGTGGTCTTGGCTACACTCATGACCCCTCAAACGGATGTTGATGTTCGACCAGTCACTGAAGCCCTCTGTACTCAGCTTTATATCCTTCACACTGAAAAGCTTACATGCAAAGCAGAACACAGCATTGTTCTGCGGTGAGTACACTAACCAGCTCCGGTGAACCTTTTCTCCATTGGGAAGAATTTTGAACTTAAGGCTAGTGTGAAATGCTCTTCCATCAGGCCCCTTTGGAAAATTAAAATCAGAGCTGACATTAAAAGGACCTCTCCGCACAATTTCAACACGATCAGCATCTACAATGTGAGCTGGCCAAAGAGCAGGATCGGTTGAAGGGGGCACACATGTCTCCACAGTGTCACTTTCTGATAGTCTCTCAGTGACAGGACTCTCAGTGGTACTTGTGTATGGAACTGTACCTGAACTGGTGGTTGATGGTTCTTGTTCTTCTTGGCTAGGGATTGTTGCAGGGTCTACAATGGCTGGTGGTTGATGTCCAGGGATGGCACTACTACTGGATGGTTCATCCTGTCCTTGAGATCCTCCTTGAACATATTTAAGCATTGACCCTGCATacaagagaaaatattcagGGATTTTACAGAAATACAATTTTGAATCTACAGTAGGCCTACGAAAGATTGTGTGGTGAACACAAATGTGCTACCACATTTTGggaaattttattatttttaagaaaaacatatGTCAGCAATTAAgacaattattattttacattcattaCGTGTAGTCCATAACAATTGAGGAGAGTAAAAGTGAGAAATAATAAGCGGAACTGTTGACACTGTAGTCGTTCGCCCGCGGTTGCCTAGAGCGGACCAACTTCCTGTCCTCTCAGATGCAATTCGGGAAAAGACACGAGTGCTCCTGTGATTCTTTCTCTGAGACTCtacctttatttttacaggTCAGTATCGTCTTAAAAATACAGTGTATGAGGGTTTTGTGCCTTGTTCTACTTCGGTGTTTACTGAGAGTTATGTTGACACCGCCGATGTAACCTTAAGTGGGGTTTAGTTGAAAATTACTGAAGCGCGGCACCGCAGCGGTGGTAAAGCCGAGCCGCGCAGCCCCAAGTCTCGCGAGAGTTACCGCGAGTTATCGCGAGAGTTCGCCAGCCCGCGGGATGTATTTAAACTTGGTAAACTCCATTTAACAagcaaatatgtgtgtgtggtgctccAATTTAACTGTAAAGGCCCTGACATCAGATTATTCGAGATTAAAATATCTTATATATACTTTATGGTTCAAGTGATGTGGAAATGTTAAGAATAAGCTAAGGATGAATGTACATTTATGTTGTTACATTGCAAAGTAATACATCCAGGTGTGTTTTGTCTAATCTAGTAAGATTTATGCACTTATATCAGATTTGTGGATAAGCTATTTTGAGTTTGCCCTATATGTGAGAAAGAGCAATAAGACGTTTAAGGCATTATATGCTATCTGCACTGCTGATGTAAATGAGTGAAGGAATAGTGAGGTTAACAGTGTAAACTGGAGAAATGTAATGACCATAGATGCATATATTTGCCAAATGccttttatttaccttttacaGTTATTGAGCATATCTGACAAGTGAAAGCACTGGATGTAAATTATATTTGTTGATCTGAAATAAGAGATGCAATTCGGGAAAAGACACGAGTGCTCCTGTGATTCTTTCTCTGAGACTCtacctttatttttacagatttgtattctttttgttattgtggTCTTCACATCTGGGACCCGTAACAAActgtgggggctcgtccgggatctcTCCTCTACAGTCGTCGAGGGCAGATCCAGTGATACCAGAACCACGACACAATCGTGACAAGGCCGTTACTCCAGCCAAGCCAGCGAGTAGGtgtccaggtagtgaggtgaaaAGGGGACCTTTGCCTCAACGTGGAACCGTACTTCAGTGAGGGGAGTGTGACGCATCCTAGTCACTATCGAGCTGAAGGATAATCAGAAATACATACAACATGTCGACCGAGAGAAAGGAACTCGCCTGGAATATCAGGAGACGCTTGTTTTCACTCCAAGTTCAAGACCTCTTCGAACTCGCTAAGAGCCTCGCatcagaaaacaaagacactaCACAGCTCAGTCAGGATGATAAAGAAGGTTGTATGGACTATATCACCTCCTACATACAGTCAAACACACTACTGCAACTTGAAGATGAGGGCATGAGTCATTTGTTGACGCTGAATGATTTGATTAATCTAGTCATCCAGGGAAGTAATCCTGCCGTGCAAACAGCTGGTGAGAATGAAGTACATGCCATGCCCAGTCCACAACCATCCAATACCGTGCTAGACCCACAACCGCCGGAAGATCCACCAGATATATCACCAAACCCCTATGCAAACGCAGAAACACAACAGTTAGAGGAGTTGAGGAAAGCGTATGAGACACTGGGTGAGAGGCTAAGACTATGTGGAACTGTAAGGGCCCAGTCACCTGCTGTAGCACGCCAGCAGAGCAATTTGCAACCACAACCAATCATACAGATTAGCCCTAAGCAGCCAGTCACTGTAAGAGACTTTTCGTACTTACCACGCAGAGAATTCAAAGTTTTTGGGGGACAGATTGGAGACAACAGTTCCGAAATCAGCTACAACAGTCTCACCAAGCAGATTAATGAAGGAGTTAAAGAAGGATTTGTGGAGGCTGAAATTGTTCGAGGTGTGTTGAGAATTGTGAAGCCTGGCACTTTCCGGGACATGTTAATGCTCAAAGATGACCTGTCTCTCCATGAACTTCAGGGCTTTCTGAGGTCTCATCTCGGAGAAAAAGCGACAACTGAAATGCTCCAGGAGTTAATGTGTGCTAGACAAAGTGAACAAGAGACGCCCCAGCAGTTTCTGTATCGCATGATTGGACTTAAACAGAAGCTTATTTTTCAGTCGAAGCAGGCCAACACTGAGATCTCCTATGACCCAAGAACTGTCCAGGAAGTTTTCCTCCACACAATCTATCAAGGCCTGGGGGCTAAGTACGCAGACTTGCGACAAAGACTAAGACCTCTCACCTCAAACAACAATGTCACTGACGAAGAGATTCTTAGTGAGGTCACAAAGATTatcagtgatgaaaatgaacaCCAGCGAAGGTTAGGCCAAGTCGCCCGCCAAAAGAGTGCACAAGCCCAAAGTGCTGGGATCGAAGCAAACGACAAGATAGCCAAAGAACAATCCTcaccaacaatcaaacaacttGCCGCCCAAGTAGAGACTCTAACTAACATGGTCGCCAGCCTAATTAAACAACAGGAGGCAAAGCCTTGCCAGCTgtccccaccaccacctcccaACCCGCTTTTCCAAACCCCAGCCAACCCCAACAGACCTCCTCAAAAGAAAGCGTTCCTTTGTCCAAAGTGTACTGAACAGAACTTGCAGGACTGTAGTCATTGCTTTGTATGCTGCGAGTCAGGACACCGAGCGGTGGGATGTTTAAAGCGGACCAAAACTCAGGGAAACTGGAATCGGTCTCTGTCGAGGGACAGCCAGAGGCCGGCGCAGAGTCACAGTCCCAGCCAGTAAGGTCCTCCTCTGCACAGCTTACTACTGAGTGTGCAAGACGTCGCAGTAAGCTAAAAAGAAAGCAGCCAAAGCGAGACCAGAGAAAGCAACAGGTAACCTCTTGCCAAAGTTTAACACCAAACAGCTGTAAAGTCCCCCTAGTTGGAAAGAAAAGCCTCCTCAAGTGTTTGATTGGTGGCTATCCAGTGACAGTGTTATTTGATTCTGGCTCACAAGTGAGTTTAGTGGACAGACAGTGGGTTCAGCGGTTTATTCCTAACTATCAGGTGCGACCCCTCCAAGAGCTGTTAAATGATGGACTTGAAGTTTATGCGGTTAACGGACAAGCAGTTCCTTATGATGGGTGGGTTGAACTTACAGTCACTCTCGCTGGTCACGAAGATCCCAATCTTACTGTGCAAGCCCCTTTCCTTGTCAGTAAGCTGTCACTCCCTCAGCCCCTCCTGGGAGCGAACGTGCTTGGCGCCATTATCCAAACACAAGAGTCAGACCGAGAGGGCAGTGCTCTATTGTATAGTCTCCTACGCAAAGCTTTTGGTACAGACGAAGAGCAAGTGATGGCTATGGTAAACTTCATACAAGTACCACAAAGAGCAGAATGTGACCCAGCCACAGTGAGAATTGGGAAGAGTAATGTGACCATTCCTGCTGGAAAAGCAGTCCAAGTGTGGTGCAGAGTACCCCAAAGTTTTGACATTTGTGACCCCCTGGTGCTGTACGAACCCGACGAGAACACTGCCTTGAGACACCTGAGTGTTGGGGAAGGGCTCCTTGAGATCAACAACCCTCAAAGGCCATTTGTTAAGGTCCCCATCTCTAACCACTCCAAACACGAAATAATTATACCGAAGAGAACAGCCCTGGGTACTATTCAACATGTCGCTAAAGTTATTGAGGCAGACCGACccacaaacacatcagagctgacTCAACCCACACAGAGCCCCATCACCATAGCTGAGGTAAGCGCAGCCACCCCGGTTTCTGAACTGTCCACTGAGTCATGGCTACCCCCAGTTGATCTTAGCCACCTGAGTCCGGACCAACAGAAGTCAGTTGAAAAGGTGTTAAGGGAAGAGTGTGAGGCGTTCTCTCGTAGCAGCACAGACATAGGCTGTATCCCTTCACTACAAATGGAAATCAGGCTCAAAGATGATACACCAGTCCAGAGGGCCTATGCTTCTATCCCTAAACCCCTCTACAGGGAAGTAAAGGAGTATATTCAAGAGCTGATTGTCAAGGGATGGGTAGTGAAGTCACAGTCGCCGTATGCTGCTCCAGTCATTTGCGTAAGGAAGAAGGATGGGTCTTTACGTTTGTGCATCGATTATCGTCTCTTAAACAACAAGACTGTGCCAGACAGACACCCACTCCCCCGGATCCAGGATCTCACAGACTCGCTAGGTGGTTACAGCTGGTTCTCGATCCTGGATCAGGGTAAAGCTTATCATCAAGGTTTCATCGCAGAAGGCTCAAGGTACCTGACGGCATTCACTACCCCGTGGGGCCTCTATGAATGGGTGAGGATACCCTTTGGACTGTCTAATGCCCCAGCAGCCTTCCAACGGAGCATGGAAGAAATGCTTGACACCCTCAGAGACGAGTGCTGTATCCCTTACCTTGACGACGTGCTTTGTTTTTCCAAGTCGTTTGACGAACATGTCCAAGTGCTACAGAAAGTCCTTCAAGCCCTACAACGGCATGGTGTAAAGCTAAAACCCGAGAAGTGTGAGCTGTTCCGTAAAGAGGTTCGCTATGTCGGCCGATTGGTATCTGCAGATGGAGTAAAGGTGGACCCCAAAGATACCGAGGCAGTACAGGCACTCAAACACAAAAGGCCACAGACCGTCGGAGAAGTCAGGCAGCTTTTGGGATTCCTAAGCTACTATCGGACGTATGTGCAGGACTTCTCCCGCATAGCCAAACCGTTGTATGACTTGCTCCAAGTCCCGTCCAACACACTGCCACCAAAGCCAACTAGAGGCAGAGCAAAACACACTCAGCAGCCTTCTCGAGCCCTGATACAGTGGAACAAAGAACACCAAGAGATCCTTGAGCGCTTGATCGGCATGCTCACTCAGCCACCAGTGTTAGCGTACCCTGATTTCACCCGCCCTTTTATATTGCACACGGACGCATCCCAGAGGGGCCTTGGTGCCGTCCTATATCAGAACCAACAAGGCAAGATGAGAGTGATTGGGTATGGGTCTCGCACGCTCACACCTGCTGAACAAAACTACCACTTGCACAGCGGAAAACTAGAGTTTCTCGCCCTCAAGTGGGCAGTTTGTGACAAGTTTAAGGATTACCTCTACTATGCTCCACATTTCACCATTTTTACAGATAACAATCCCTTGACATATGTCCTCAGCACAGCAAAGCTCAATGCAGTTGGACACCGTTGGGTCGGACAATTGGCAGACTTCCACTTCGACATCAAATATCGGCCCGGAAAAGTAAACATTGATGCAGATGTGCTGTCACGTTGCCCACTTGACATTGAGAGGTTCATGGGAGAGTGCTCAGAGGAACTGTCGGAGGAAGCCGTATGTGCAGTTTGGGAAGGGAGCAGAAGAGCGAAGCAAGGAGACGTAGCATGGATTGCAGCCCTTAACCTCACCGCACCAAACCTACCCATCAAAGAACCCCTACAGTCAATCAGTCATGACCAACTTGTACAATCGCAGAGAGCAGATCCAGCAATCGGAAAAGTCATTGACATGGTAGAGAAGGACATAAGACCAACAGAAGATGACAAGGCTGACACTAACACAAAGAGACTGTTGAGAGAGTGGAGTCGGCTGCACATGGAGAATGACCTTCTCTATAGAAAGACTACAGGACGCAAGCAGCTGGTCCTACCTACTCTCTACAGACAGGTAGCTCTCACACACCTCCACAACAACATGGGCCATGTCGGCGTGGAGAAAGTCTTGAACCTGGCTCGAGAGCGGTTCTATTGGCCTTTCATGAAGAGAGAAATTGAAGAGTACGTCACAAGGAAGTGTCAGTGCATCAAGCAGAAGAAGCCAACGACACACGAGAGAGCACCCATGGGTAGCATAACATCCAGCTCCCCTCTTGAGCTTGTTTGCATTGACTTCCTGCACTTAGAGTCTTGTAAAGGTGGGTTTGAATATATACTGGTTGTTGTAGACCATTTTACCAGGTTCGCACAAGCGTATCCCACCAAGAATAAGGCCGCAAAGACCGCGGCAGACCGCCTCTTCAATGACTACATTCCCAAATTCGGCTACCCCTCCAAGCTCCACCACGACCAGGGTCGCGAGTTCGAGAATCAGTTATTCAAGTCCCTAAGAGAACTCGCAGGCGTTGGTCACTCAAGGACATCCCCCTACCATCCCCAATGCAACCCTACTGAAAGACTGAATCGCACCCTGTTACAGATGCTGCGTACACTgggagaaaaggagaaacaaaATTGGAAGGAACATCTACCCCATGTTATCCATGCTTACAACTGTACCAAGCATGAATCGACTGGCTTCTCTCCGTACTACCTCTTGTATGGTCGACACCCTCGTCTTCCAGTAGACCTTCTCTTTGGTCTCATGGCAGaaaacaacactgagacaccACATGGGTATGCAGAAAGATGGAAAGGGAAGATGACAGAAGCATACCGCATTGCAAATGCAAACAGTCAACAGTCAAGTTCCAAAGGCAAAGCAAACTATGACAAAAGATGCAAAGGAGTAATGCTACAGGCAGGAGACCGAGTACTGGTACGAAACCTGAGGGAAAGGGGGGGCCCTGGCAAACTGAGACCCTACTGGGAGCAAACGGTCTACATTGTGAGGGAGCAAGTGGGCGACAACCCCGTCTACAAAGTGAGTCCAGAGGCGGGAGGCCGTCCTGTTCGCACCTTGCACAGGAACTTGTTGTTACAAGTAAATGACTTGCCAGTGGACATTATCCAAAGTCAGGCTACAAGACCACACAAGAGAAACAAGAAGTCCACCGGAAGACCAATGACACCAGAGCCGAACCCTGACACAACTGACTCGGAAGAGGGTGAGCCATTGTACTGGCTTGGTGTACCCAGATACCCTCGAGGGGGCCAATCTCCAGTCACACCAGTTCCAAGTGGAGCGCAACGGAGCTCCGGTCCAAGTGAACTAGGACAAGTCTTAAGGGCTCGTGTCCAACctagaaaaaaaagtgccatgGTTCCGGAAGAGGATCTAATTGTGTTAAGAGACCCAGACCTACCTCAACTAAGTGACGATCAGGAGATGCCTCAGGTTCAAGAAGAAGTTGACGTCACTGAGTCCAGTCCTGATCCAGTAGAGCTTCCTGACCCAGAGCCAGAACCCAGGGTGGAGCCAGGGGATGACATCCATCCAGAGCCACCATCTCATCTTAGGCAGTCCAGCAGGCAGAGACGTCCCACCACATTCTTCACCTACCCATCCTTGGGTCAACCAGCCTATCAGGCTCATCCTGCGGTGAACACCATCAACGTCCAACCTTCGCCATATCCTTCCCTCTACTACCCTCTTCTCTACTCCCAACCCCCCTACCCCTCTCCCCTCACCCTTAGCCCTTACTtacctgtttcatatgttgttccTTGCTATTGAATTGAACAGAAATCTCAGGAAGAAGAATGCCTGAAGTCTAAGGACACCTGGGCAAGAGGAATATTCCAGGGACTTCTGTAAAGA
It encodes:
- the LOC113028259 gene encoding zinc finger MYM-type protein 1-like, whose amino-acid sequence is MATYDLVMANHLANIKDEGSHTHYLSPETQNELIQIISSETFRAIVKQIQLAKYFSIILDCTPDVSHTEQMSVIVRIVCFQAQPDIKEYFLGYINVEQTTGLNLSNVVLDKLKELGIPFENCRGQAYDNGANMKGKKQGVQARLLQLNPRALFVPCGAHTMNLVIADAAKSSPDATGYFGYLQKLFNFFSSATQRLAILTKHVKLTLKSWSDVRWESRLQSVTAVRSQTKEVRDALLEAREAVSDAVAKVEAQVLAEEVASFRFLICSIVWCELLTITNQVNKLLQSSSMQLDVAVRLIDTAKSNLSKYRQSGFDEAVSAAKELCEALNIEPQLKEKRLRSTKRQFAYEAVDEPLHDALKKLEVTFFNCVVDSALISLQERFETMNQVKEKYGVLLDFSKVNGMSKEDLKKHCTEVQKTLTDKGVADIDGPEMMQEIINLPQLPPQTSALEMLSFLHDNQLQEVYPNLWIALRIALTLPVTVASAERSFSKLKLIKTYLRSSMGQERLSGLPVISINGDVAQKLSYDDLIADFATRKCRRVPL